The genomic stretch ccttgaattagcgcgggtcctgtgaaagtgcggggcccactgcggtcgcataggttgcagtggcctaaggccggccctgcaaaatagcggcgtatgctactccgccggtcgactagtaggtCTATATTTCATCAAGTCTGTGTTGGCCTATGTTTGAaactatatgtaggcctatgtttgaAACTATATGTAAGCCTATGTTTGAaactatatgtaggcctatgtttgaAACTATATGTAAGCCTATGTTTGAaactatatgtaggcctatgtttgaaactatatgtaggcctatgtttgaaactatatgtaggcctatgtttgaAACTATATGTAAGCCTATGTTTGAaactatatgtaggcctatgtttgaaactatatgtaggcctatgtttgaaactatatgtaggcctatgtttgaaactatatgtaggcctatgtttgaAACAATGTGATGAAATATTTAGGAAGTAGGCCTATTACCTTTAAGTAAATAATTCGGAAAACAAAAAATCCCCACTAATTCTCGCatctttttttcaatgcagataTGCTCAAGAACGGCGACATTACAAAGTGAATCATGTCCAGGGATAACATACCCGAGTTTCAGAAGTAAAAGTTATACTTCTGGAGGAAAAGGCTACAAAAAGGTGAACTGAGCAACAGAATTTATAGGTCTACTCTAGGcgtaggcaaactaggcagtttatgttttatttttcgaTTACATTTGGGGCCACCCAGTTCACTTTATCTAAGGTCGGCCATGTTAGGACTCTATTTTGATAGAGCTTATAGACCAACTTTATTTCAGCAGAACGTATACTTTACGACATTCTTTAAATACTTTACGACATTCTTTAAATACTTTACGACATTCTTTAAATACTTTACGACATTCTTTAAATAGATCTTGTacttacaaaattaattcaacattaaaaaaaaacagacttatAATTTAACACAATAATATTGAAACTCGAATGCATCTTATCTTCATCAAAAATGTACATGCTTTTGTTTCCCCACCAGAACAAATTCATGAAGCAAAAGTCGAGGAGCAGCACTGAGACTCAGAAGTTATCAACGAAGCCAACGAGTTTCTTCCAAGGCAAAGGTGCAATATTTACCATTGACAAATTTAGTGACTTGATGAAGAAAACAGCTAGCGTGCAGAGTCGTGAATGGAACAAACCCAGAATCATGGAGGGAGTAAGCTACAAGTCAAGATTCGTAGAATCATCAAAGCCCAGTAGAAACACTGATTCGGCTGTAGATCAGGTCCCTATCGAAAGCACCAACAGAAATAATATCAACAATCAGAAGAAAAATGCTAAAGAAGCATTCAATGACATAGCAGCTAACGCGGACACTTCTATTAAAAACATAACATCGCAGTCAGCATCGAGTGTGCCGCAGTCTCAAACAGTGCACCATCAAACCGACAAGAGTTCCAAACATCTAGCAGACGAAAGTGACTTGCAGCGCGCTATAGCGGGGCTCAAGGAAAAGTTCAATCGATTAGAGGTTACTAAAAGCATAAGAgacgaaacaaacaaaagtagGACTACAGAAAAGAACACTACTGTTAATGACATTCCCGTCATCAAACCAACAGTTATAGAACTTGTTAGACACTCTCCAATCCATACATCTGATAATTTGAAAGGTATGCCCAGTTCGAATAATTTCAAATCCAAAGAATATGACACAAATAAAGTGGATATTTTGCACAAGCAAAGGGACGTCATTTTGGGCTCAAACTTCATACTTATGGATCAAAAGTCTTATATTAACACGGAAGAAACCATTATTCAGCCATCACCCAAGACACAATCTGCGCCTAATTCAGATAATGAAAATGcagacaaaaatgttttgaatgaaAATGTCAAGCAAAGGCCACAGAGCAGTCCACCAATGAAAGGTTTTACTGTGGATGGCCCAAATGTCGTGCTTGTGGATCAGAAGCCATCTTTAATGTCTGAGAAATCTAGTCAAGACTCTAAATTGAGACAAAAGTCTACTAGTACTGGACCAATTATAACAAACAGTACAGATAGCATATCGCAGGGAAACAATGAAAGTTTTATATTAGTGGATAATGTCGAGAGAACAATGATCAAGAAATATGGCAGAGACCAACGAAACTTTGTGTTGAAGAACGACAATCCGCACGTGGCCACGAAATATAAAAATGATGCTAAAAATTCTAACAGAAACGAAACAAAGACGAGTTTAGCACTAAATAGAGTGGCATCTGACGCGGGTGGCACTCCTGCCGGTTCAGGTAAAGTAACCAGTGCACATCTCAAGGCCGAAGGAGAGAAGGTCAGGCAGAAGTTACATAAAAACGTGAAGGAAATTAGAAATGCAAACACATCACCGACGAATGAACTGGCCAGCCAGAAATGTGGCGATGCCTCAGTGAAGTCATTTGAATCAGTTATCaaggacaataaaaatgtaattaaatcaattcaacaagaaaaacaaaaactgcagTCTCCGCCATTCATGGGTCCTCTGACAAAAGAACAAACCGAACTCATTGAACATTTCAAAGACTCAGAGTCCAAACCTATTAGTTTTAGAACAAAGTCCACTTCGAAAAAAACAAGTGAATCTCCCAGTTTAGATCAGACCAAATTACCAATAGATCAACGCAGAGAAAAAGTACAGCCCAGCGTTGGCCAAATAAAAAAGCAGTCCAGTTCGGACCACTGCAAGGATTCGCAAACAAAAACACCAAAAGTGTCAGTGCTAGAGTTGAAGCCAGACACGAAAGGCACGAAACCAACAGAACACAACTCAGTTCGGAGcccaagaaaaaaagaagactgCGCACCATTGCTTTATGTCAAACCTAAAGAATTAACAACGAAACAAAAATCCAAAATTGAGAATGTAGAACGCGGAAAGTCCAAGAATCGAAACGAGTCTTTTAGAGCACACGACGCCAAACTAGAGATCGAAAACAAAACCGATGTCGTGAACTTTGATAAGTGGTCCAAGATGTTGCTTCAGAGAGTATCAAGATACCAGGAGCTGGTGGCAGCACAAGCAAGCCGATCCAATGCGAAAACTGTGAACGCAGAAAAATTAACTGAAAATAAGTCGCCTTTCAAACTATCGCTTTCTTCACCTCCCTCTACCAAAGAAACCTCACTCAGAGAACATGGAGATAAAATAGAGAAAAGTCTCAGAGCGGGAGTAGATGAAATACGATTAAAACAAACACAAGAGCTAAAGAAAGATATTCAGTCCAAATGGTCTCATATgtttaaaagtaaacttaataGCAGTGGAAAATCGGATATTCCCAGCAAAATTAGcgtaaatgaaattaaaaataaattcgaGCGCCAAAATTCAAAGTTTTTATCCGAAAGAGGCTTGGACAAAGAAAGCTTTATTAAAAGCACGCCCATGGATACAAAACCAGTACCAAGTAAAAGATCCACCAATGAGGACATAAGTCAGTCTTCGTCACAACAGTCTAAAGATAACATAGCCAAACAAAGCGTCAGGAAAGCAATACTAAATGACAGCTACCCGATTGAACCAGACAGTAAATGGAAGAAAATTCGTCAAGCAATTTTCAACGAGGATGTCAAAAAGTCCAAAAACGAAGGGAACAAATTGCACGTTTTTGATGCCGCGAAGAGAGTTAAAAATGGACTTACACTTCAAGAGCTCAACGTCAATCCGAAACAAATATCACCGAAGCCAGTTAAGATCGATAAAGAATCAGCCTCTAAAATTGGTAAGACTTCTGTGGGTCATAACCACATTAAAGCAACCAAAGCCAAAACTCTGCCAATCAAACCAGCAGGTGTTTTACTTGGCAAGGACAGCAACTTTTGTAACGGCAGTAACCGTGGGACGAACTTCCTGGCAAAGTCTGAGACCTCTTTAGATGAACTAAAATCTCAAAGGCCGCGATACCTAACAGAAAAGAACCAACCCGTGGAAGCCAAAGGTAGAAGCAAAGGGTCAGCTACGGCTCGATCGATGACCAGAAATGCCAGCTTCAAGAGTGCCAGTAGTTTGTCCCTGCAATCTGAACAAACAGATGCACCTAGGAATACATGTGATACTTGTTCCGGGAGACCCAGACCCAAGGCTGCTGCGGACGACTCTCGTGAAGGTCTGGCCACACTTGGTGAAGGTAAATGACAAACAATTCGTGCTACTAAAAGTATGGGGGGGGGATGCTGGAGGCCtaaaaaggaagggggggggtccTTAACATTTCATAACAACGACTAAAACGTGAGACACTCTGCTTATAAAATATGCACCAGAATGGTCGAAACGTTGTCACCCAAACAACAGCCCCACCTTTCCACTCAGCTGGTGGGTCTACACCAGCGGTTCCCAAACAtgtttgtctcgtagacccattggggtctatatagaccacacCTACAGAGGTCAcgatatagaccactttgggaatcactggtcaaCACGAAGGGTAAATAAACGctatagtttgggatcagcagcACCGCCTTGTCTGTCACAATGTAGTACTGTGTGCAGCGAGCTGCCGGCTCAAGATTTGTCTTCAAGTCTAGCCCACGAAGCCTTTCCAAT from Biomphalaria glabrata chromosome 9, xgBioGlab47.1, whole genome shotgun sequence encodes the following:
- the LOC106078863 gene encoding uncharacterized protein LOC106078863, encoding MSQLCKITRSVSVTIAKQIQICSRTATLQSESCPGITYPSFRSKSYTSGGKGYKKNKFMKQKSRSSTETQKLSTKPTSFFQGKGAIFTIDKFSDLMKKTASVQSREWNKPRIMEGVSYKSRFVESSKPSRNTDSAVDQVPIESTNRNNINNQKKNAKEAFNDIAANADTSIKNITSQSASSVPQSQTVHHQTDKSSKHLADESDLQRAIAGLKEKFNRLEVTKSIRDETNKSRTTEKNTTVNDIPVIKPTVIELVRHSPIHTSDNLKGMPSSNNFKSKEYDTNKVDILHKQRDVILGSNFILMDQKSYINTEETIIQPSPKTQSAPNSDNENADKNVLNENVKQRPQSSPPMKGFTVDGPNVVLVDQKPSLMSEKSSQDSKLRQKSTSTGPIITNSTDSISQGNNESFILVDNVERTMIKKYGRDQRNFVLKNDNPHVATKYKNDAKNSNRNETKTSLALNRVASDAGGTPAGSGKVTSAHLKAEGEKVRQKLHKNVKEIRNANTSPTNELASQKCGDASVKSFESVIKDNKNVIKSIQQEKQKLQSPPFMGPLTKEQTELIEHFKDSESKPISFRTKSTSKKTSESPSLDQTKLPIDQRREKVQPSVGQIKKQSSSDHCKDSQTKTPKVSVLELKPDTKGTKPTEHNSVRSPRKKEDCAPLLYVKPKELTTKQKSKIENVERGKSKNRNESFRAHDAKLEIENKTDVVNFDKWSKMLLQRVSRYQELVAAQASRSNAKTVNAEKLTENKSPFKLSLSSPPSTKETSLREHGDKIEKSLRAGVDEIRLKQTQELKKDIQSKWSHMFKSKLNSSGKSDIPSKISVNEIKNKFERQNSKFLSERGLDKESFIKSTPMDTKPVPSKRSTNEDISQSSSQQSKDNIAKQSVRKAILNDSYPIEPDSKWKKIRQAIFNEDVKKSKNEGNKLHVFDAAKRVKNGLTLQELNVNPKQISPKPVKIDKESASKIGKTSVGHNHIKATKAKTLPIKPAGVLLGKDSNFCNGSNRGTNFLAKSETSLDELKSQRPRYLTEKNQPVEAKGRSKGSATARSMTRNASFKSASSLSLQSEQTDAPRNTCDTCSGRPRPKAAADDSREGLATLGEVDVSLTLKQLQGTLDKQKQILQDYEKNVEKYELALKRYKAMLSLAQKCKPEINETKKVKK